A region of Notolabrus celidotus isolate fNotCel1 chromosome 4, fNotCel1.pri, whole genome shotgun sequence DNA encodes the following proteins:
- the efemp1 gene encoding EGF-containing fibulin-like extracellular matrix protein 1, whose amino-acid sequence MLGICVCLCAVFTHVLPQEAEEPVSYTCTEGYEYDRVREQCRDIDECALLDDACKGGMQCINHFGGYLCLPKSAVIYISKEGEQVPLPEAVPPVPPVIPVLPVQPQLPRVFSGDTRGSQSSQTIRCTTGFTADDQNLCRDIDECATGRHTCGPDQTCYNTRGAYTCQCQPGYQRNGVHCIDRDECLLTHYCMHRCVNTQGSYFCECNLGHKLASNNHSCVDVNECDVQSPCQHHCYNLIGSFLCQCDQGYELAPDSVSCQDIDECSFSSYMCQYQCINSPGSYSCECPEGYQLQGNRLCQDINECETGTHNCQDDEMCWNYYGGFRCYPRNPCEAPYVKTSENRCICRSPPECQGPPSIVYKYMSIQAERTVPADIFQIQATNIYTNTHNTFRIKAGNEAGEFFLRRSSNVSAMLVLTKPLTGPREYVVDLEMITQHLTMNYRSNSLLRLTVIVGPYAF is encoded by the exons ATGCTGGGGATCTGCGTTTGCCTTTGTGCGGTTTTCACACATGTCCTCCCTCAGGAGGCTGAGGAGCCTGTGTCCTACACG TGCACAGAAGGGTACGAGTatgacagagtcagagagcaaTGTAGAG ACATCGACGAGTGTGCCCTGTTAGACGATGCCTGCAAAGGAGGCATGCAGTGTATCAACCACTTCGGGGGATACCTGTGCCTCCCCAAGAGCGCCGTCATCTACATCAGCAAGGAGGGCGAGCAGGTACCTCTGCCAGAAGCTGTCCCCCCAGTCCCTCCTGTCATTCCTGTCTTGCCAGTCCAGCCTCAGCTTCCACGTGTGTTTTCTGGTGACACGAGGGGGTCTCAGTCCAGCCAGACCATCCGCTGTACAACAGGATTCACTGCAGATGATCAGAACCTCTGCAGAG ACATAGATGAATGTGCGACAGGTAGACACACATGTGGCCCCGATCAGACGTGCTACAACACCAGAGGTGCTTACACCTGCCAATGTCAACCAGGCTACCAGAGGAATGGAGTTCACTGCATAG acagaGATGAGTGTCTCCTGACCCACTACTGCATGCACAGATGTGTGAACACACAGGGCTCATACTTCTGTGAGTGCAACCTAGGTCACAAGTTGGCcagcaacaaccacagctgTGTGG ATGTGAATGAATGTGATGTGCAGAGTCCCTGCCAGCACCACTGCTACAACCTGATTGGCTCCTTCCTCTGCCAGTGTGACCAGGGCTATGAACTCGCACCGGATTCGGTGTCCTGCCAAG ACATTGATGAGTGCAGCTTCTCCAGCTACATGTGTCAGTATCAGTGCATCAACAGCCCAGGAAGTTACTCCTGTGAGTGTCCAGAGGGATATCAGCTCCAGGGAAACAGGTTGTGTCAAG ACATAAATGAGTGTGAGACGGGGACCCATAACTGCCAAGATGatgaaatgtgctggaactaTTACGGAGGCTTCCGCTGTTATCCCCGAAACCCCTGTGAGGCGCCTTACGTCAAAACCTCTGAAAA TCGCTGTATCTGCCGGTCTCCGCCCGAGTGCCAAGGCCCTCCGTCTATTGTCTACAAATACATGAGCATTCAGGCAGAGCGTACAGTGCCAGCAGACATCTTCCAGATTCAAGCCACCAACAtctacaccaacacacacaacaccttCAGGATCAAAGCTGGCAATGAGGCAGGAGAGTTTTTCCTTCGT CGTTCCAGCAATGTGAGCGCCATGCTGGTGCTAACCAAGCCTCTGACAGGCCCCAGGGAGTATGTGGTGGATCTGGAGATGATCACTCAACATCTGACCATGAACTACCGTTCCAACTCACTGCTGCGGCTCACCGTCATAGTCGGGCCCTACGCCTTCTGA